The Clostridium beijerinckii genomic sequence ATAACTTAATACCGAGGAGTTCAGCTTTGAAAAATGTTGAGTTACCAATGCTTTATTATGGAATGGGAAAGCAGGAGAGAAAAGAACGGGCAGAAAAGCTTCTAGAACTTGTTGGAATGAAAGATAGAATGAAGCATCTTCCAAATGAATTATCGGGTGGACAGAAACAGAGAGTGGCAATTGCACGTGCACTTGCAAATGATCCAAGCATAATACTTGCTGATGAACCAACAGGAGCACTTGATTCATCAACTGGTAGGCTAGTTATGGATTTATTTCATAAGGTACATGAAATGGAGAAGAAGACAATTGTCTTTATAACTCATAATTATGAACTTGCAGGAGAAACAGAGAGAATCATAACATTGAAGGATGGGAAAATAGTATCAGAAGAACATAACGACAAATATACTAGAAGGTTTCAAAATGGTGAAAAGTTATGTTTATAAAAGAGAATATAGCACTTGCGATAGCAGGTATAAAATCAAGCAAAATGCGTTCATTATTAACTATGCTAGGAATTATAATAGGAATATCATCTGTTATAGGGATTGTTTCTATTGGAAGTGCAATTACATCCAGAGTATCATCTCAAATGGATAAAATGGGTGCAAATAATATAGATATTGGTATAGCAATAAAAAAAGAAGATGGTACTGCTAGTGGAAATGGGACTAGTAAACAGCCAGAAGATAGTGATCTTATAACAATGGAACAGATAAATTCATTTAATGAAGTATTTAAAGATAAAATTAATAGTGTAAGTGTACAGGAACAATTAGGACAAGGAAAAGTAAAGGATGGATATTCTTATGCAAATGTAAGCACCACAGGAGTAAATGAAGGATACAAACAGGTTAAAAACTTGAAACTAATTAGTGGAAGATTTATCACTGATAGGGATGTTAAAGCAAATTCCAAAGTCGCTATAGTTTCTGATAAGCTTGTCAATAATATCTTTAAGGGAAAAACTGATCCGTTAGGTAAAGAAATCAAAGTTTATGCAAATGATGATATTCAGACATATGTTATAGGTGGTGTATATCAATATGAAAATTCATCATTATTTGGAATGGGTGAAGGTTCTACATCAGAAAAGGACAGAAGAACTTCTTTATATATCCCTATAACAACTGAAAAAGCACTACAAAAAAATAAAAACTTTGAGTATTTTACTGTAGTCCCTAAAATGGGGATAGACAAAGGAAAATTAGTTAGCGATATGCAAAAGTATGGGAATAAGATGTACAAGAATAATAAGAATTGGACATTAATGGTTCAGAATAATGAAGCTGATGCTGCAGAAATAACATCAGTTCTTAGTATGATATCTATGGGGATATCTGTAATTGCGGCTATAGCATTACTTGTAGGAGGAATAGGAGTAATGAATATAATGCTCGTATCTGTTACAGAGAGGACAAGGGAGATAGGAACAAGAAAGGCTCTTGGTGCTAAAAGTAGTCACATAAAGATGCAATTTATAATTGAATCAGTTATAATATGTACGATTGGTGGAACGATTGGTATAATACTTGGAATTGGAATGGGAATAATTGCGTGCATAGTATTGAAATCACCAATATCAATATCTATTCCAACAATTTTAATAAGCTTTACTTTTTCAATGGCAATTGGTGTATTCTTTGGATACTATCCAGCTAAAAAAGCGGCTAGCCTTGATCCGATTGAAGCCTTAAGATATGAGTAAGCAGCATGAAAAGGTAGGAAATAAAAAATAAGGAATATATATTCTAAGAAGTTTAATTCATCGAAGCTCACCTTAAACTTAGTGGATAGTAAAAATTAGATATCCTATGATGAATGAATTGTATTATTTAAAACGTATATGTAAAGTATAATTTATGTTATAGAGGTTAAATTAAGAAAGATAGATATTTTAATTTTACTAATAATTAAAATATCTATCTATTTTCTTATTCTGAAGAAATTTTAAGATAGGAATGAAAAATTCATAACTTAATTACATAGAAAGTCGATATTTTTACTAATAATTATTGACAAGTCCCTATAACTATGTATAATTAGTATTAACAAAAAAATATCTGGATAAGTTAATCTTATTAAGAGCGGTGGAGGGACTGGCCCTTTGAAGCCCGGCAACCTGAAAGATTTTATATATAAATTTTTTCGTTGGTGCTAAATCCTGCAAGAGAATATCTTGAAAAATGAGAGGAATTAAGTTTTTGTAGAACTTATAATATGACTATAAAGTCACTTCTTGTTTTGGAAGTGGCTTTTTTTATTAATATTATTTCTGATATTAGCAATAAGTAATGCATTAAGCAAAGCAAATTAAAGGAGGCAAAATAATGACTTTAAAAAAATCTTTTGAAACAATCGCAGTCAGTGGAGTATCAGGTGGAGATAAAGAAACTGGTGCTATAAGCTTTCCGATATATCAGGCTGCTACGTTTAAACATCATGGTCTTAATAATAGCACCGGATATGATTATGCAAGGGCTCAAAATCCAACCAGGGAAGAAGCTGAAAAAACATTAGCTGTTTTAGAAGGTGGAAAATCAGCGATAGGGTTTTCTTCAGGAGTTGCAGCAATTACAGCCTGTATACATTTATTTAGGGCTGGAGATCATATAATATTATCTGATGATTTATATGGTGGGACATATAGATTGTTTGATGATATTTTTAGGGATTTTGGATTAGAAGCTACCTTCGTTGATACTACAGTTACTAAAAATATATTAAATTCTATAAAGGAAAATACAAAGGCAATACTTATAGAAACTCCATCTAACCCTATGATGAAGGTAACAGATATAAAAGCAGTTGCAGAAATAACAAAAACAAATAAATTACTGTTAATTGTGGATAATACTTTCTTAACTCCGTACTATCAAAGACCACTAGAACTAGGAGCAGATTTAGTAGTTCACAGTGGAACAAAGTTTTTAGGTGGGCATCATGATT encodes the following:
- a CDS encoding trans-sulfuration enzyme family protein; translation: MTLKKSFETIAVSGVSGGDKETGAISFPIYQAATFKHHGLNNSTGYDYARAQNPTREEAEKTLAVLEGGKSAIGFSSGVAAITACIHLFRAGDHIILSDDLYGGTYRLFDDIFRDFGLEATFVDTTVTKNILNSIKENTKAILIETPSNPMMKVTDIKAVAEITKTNKLLLIVDNTFLTPYYQRPLELGADLVVHSGTKFLGGHHDLLAGFIVANDEEILEKLRRIHMSTGATLSPFDSWLILRGIKTLHIRLQRSQENTLKIAKFLEGNPKVEKVYYVGLEGFEGYELNKKQSTGFGATLSFRVKEKELVAKILERVKVIRFAESLGGVETLITYPFTQTHSEIPEEIKQRLGVDEYLLRLSVGIENVEDLLNDLENAIGK
- a CDS encoding ABC transporter ATP-binding protein, translated to MNDNIIEMRNIVKSFYIGTPNQLDILKNIDITIKEGEFVSIVGASGSGKSTLMNIIGALDRPTSGTYILSGTNVGEKTDNGLSEVRNKKIGFVFQTYNLIPRSSALKNVELPMLYYGMGKQERKERAEKLLELVGMKDRMKHLPNELSGGQKQRVAIARALANDPSIILADEPTGALDSSTGRLVMDLFHKVHEMEKKTIVFITHNYELAGETERIITLKDGKIVSEEHNDKYTRRFQNGEKLCL
- a CDS encoding ABC transporter permease; amino-acid sequence: MFIKENIALAIAGIKSSKMRSLLTMLGIIIGISSVIGIVSIGSAITSRVSSQMDKMGANNIDIGIAIKKEDGTASGNGTSKQPEDSDLITMEQINSFNEVFKDKINSVSVQEQLGQGKVKDGYSYANVSTTGVNEGYKQVKNLKLISGRFITDRDVKANSKVAIVSDKLVNNIFKGKTDPLGKEIKVYANDDIQTYVIGGVYQYENSSLFGMGEGSTSEKDRRTSLYIPITTEKALQKNKNFEYFTVVPKMGIDKGKLVSDMQKYGNKMYKNNKNWTLMVQNNEADAAEITSVLSMISMGISVIAAIALLVGGIGVMNIMLVSVTERTREIGTRKALGAKSSHIKMQFIIESVIICTIGGTIGIILGIGMGIIACIVLKSPISISIPTILISFTFSMAIGVFFGYYPAKKAASLDPIEALRYE